The following proteins are encoded in a genomic region of Liolophura sinensis isolate JHLJ2023 chromosome 7, CUHK_Ljap_v2, whole genome shotgun sequence:
- the LOC135471523 gene encoding protein FAM151A-like, which translates to MAGGTHPATKLYNVVPRPMRRLMVIQFAIGGILILIWVHYNGGLLPQFVRNQIPMLKVGPDISPLAYFSQVKDDASKITWERGVNSKAALDKALHSKAMMLECDVILQHVNGDTQKLLPVLADPPKIDSDITLDQWLDRVVRYNTGIKLDFHSIDAVEISLQKLKFRKADLIRPVWLSADVLSGPHATVPPIDPTRFLRTVHQQFPECTLALGWKTGHHTDLSLSGYSWRMVMDMYQLVSNWELKQPLTFNVRLSLMRNSVPQLKWLCDVTGGSLTVWHGTGDVPVVADLMYIAYKFRPNKVYFDLDHEYLQHQLELYRHRSQEKLDPLVLQRDSVVIRPEAWVKMGFWREERSILPSTEAVVLLTPNVHMVSKFKYQPTDRLRLVGRVQFLKHTDVEADKETGLHIFFRTIKYDTPDDIRGIRCFIGEMGTVKVEGWNVGGREEFKDRVGMTPSNVRCYRFAIINALGYINIAVNVLHDCNTLDSVQPDDFNPADLTVRLPGGLPRGELPIVIKAADRKRAIVIDELTVQYSNNGKF; encoded by the exons ATGGCGGGGGGCACGCATCCAGCGACGAAACTGTATAACGTCGTACCCAGGCCAATGAGGCGGCTTATGGTCATCCAGTTTGCTATCGGCGGAATACTTATATTGATTTGGGTCCATTATAATGgag GACTGTTGCCTCAGTTTGTACGTAACCAAATCCCCATGCTCAAGGTTGGACCAGACATAAGCCCCTTAGCATACTTTTCACAAGTTAAAGATGATGCCAGTAAGATCACCTGGGAAAGGGGTGTAAACAGCAAAGCTGCTTTGGACAAAGCTTTACACA GTAAGGCAATGATGCTGGAGTGTGATGTGATATTACAGCATGTGAACGGAGACACTCAGAAGTTGCTGCCCGTGCTGGCTGATCCCCCCAAAATTGACAGCGACATAACCCTGGACCAGTGGCTGGACAGAGTGGTACGCTACAATACAGGCATTAAGCTGGATTTCCACTCCATTGACGCTGTGGAAATCAGCCTGCAGAAGCTCAAGTTCCGCAAAGCTGAT CTAATTCGCCCAGTTTGGCTGAGTGCAGATGTACTGTCAGGTCCTCATGCAACAGTTCCTCCCATCGACCCAACACGCTTCCTGCGTACGGTCCACCAGCAGTTCCCAGAATGCACCTTGGCCCTGGGCTGGAAGACGGGCCACCACACAGACTTAAGTTTGTCGGGTTACAGCTGGAGGATGGTGATGGATATGTACCAGCTAGTGTCTAACTGGGAGTTAAAACAGCCACTGACTTTCAATGTGCGGCTGTCCCTAATGCGTAACTCCGTCCCCCAGCTGAAGTGGTTGTGTGACGTGACGGGTGGCTCACTCACTGTGTGGCATGGTACAGGGGACGTTCCAGTCGTCGCAGACCTTATGTATATCGCGTACAAGTTTCGTCCAAACAAAGTCTACTTCGACCTCGATCACGAGTACCTGCAACACCAGTTAGAGCTGTATCGGCACCGTTCCCAGGAGAAACTGGATCCACTGGTGCTTCAGCGTGACAGTGTGGTGATCCGGCCAGAGGCCTGGGTTAAGATGGGATTCTGGCGTGAAGAGAGATCCATCCTGCCTAGCACGGAAGCTGTGGTACTCCTGACGCCAAATGTCCACATGGTCAGTAAATTCAAGTACCAGCCTACAGACAGGCTAAGGCTTGTCGGCAGAGTCCAGTTCCTCAAGCATACAGATGTCGAGGCAGATAAAGAAACTGGCTTGCATATCTTCTTCCGGACTATAAAGTATGACACTCCAGATGATATCAGAGGGATACGATGCTTCATTGGTGAGATGGGTACGGTGAAGGTAGAGGGTTGGAATGTCGGGGGGCGGGAGGAATTTAAAGATCGGGTGGGCATGACCCCGAGCAATGTTCGGTGTTACAGGTTTGCCATAATAAATGCACTAGGCTATATCAATATAGCAGTGAACGTGTTACACGACTGTAATACCCTGGACAGTGTCCAGCCAGATGACTTCAACCCTGCAGATCTGACAGTCCGTCTGCCTGGAGGCTTGCCTAGAGGGGAACTGCCCATTGTCATCAAAGCTGCAGACAGGAAACGAGCTATTGTCATTGATGAGTTAACTGTGCAGTATTCAAATAATGGAAAATTTTAA